In a single window of the Hirundo rustica isolate bHirRus1 chromosome 7, bHirRus1.pri.v3, whole genome shotgun sequence genome:
- the CCDC14 gene encoding coiled-coil domain-containing protein 14 isoform X2 gives MSLTGDIQEQALSSGRLSGAAKVTNGRNRFGLRKGCHSDVEFYSTECDNQVDTIHNGLHHCATLLKNILQKEATGRETVHKQPGKTTTFKFTSKPLLAKENTSKKKGLKRIITPAPVQKEIVPISNRKVASSTTPSTEKELSSAAQNQMVQSIHVPCSEHSPGAYQKLYEHVQTQMSLMTGQPPQKNNEIPAVTPCPASNQGCQNVTASNYQVPTSTSALSLQHSANPLSIQSGVPVDSANERVPEMGGPVVCPAVSAAAAAAQIQSGAALPGGIPYTAPGASTPALIPTSSDKEMAPSQEQQMKEADLMWCIQALLQSHEMLTGRTEQRSHRRCPAKHDGSCDTEEDTPEEHSEDTVSEDELNVLDVSPVREPSCKTRYVKKVLKSGKESPEETAHKVRTVKYLMGELRALVTDQDDSEMLRLMCEIEDSVSLLPAVVGSTNIQAEIALALQPLRSENAQLRRRLRILNQQLREQESSEKTSGHSCNYELVSLQSLNMMLQSQLKESQKGLDSLQAKNEELLKIIEGQKEENKHLAKSIQDKEEELLENKQHYDIHSTKLKIEVEEALGTVKSLQFKLEASEKENKILGITLRQRDAEVKRLRELTRTLQGSMAKLLSDLTRDNVRPKPEKTLSKSLLEDHEKQMQPELFPGSTSVMTYLRTLEMDHILIDTDLQFSNKIGEVDLPYEKFAAEGSKINSTVTEEPTSAPRGPPAPLKQDAETGSDSGTLLDDQTKLDETIYIPLTSSASKKQQPVSGRSSVLPQSRGACQRLDYHCELPSSVQQYGCEDPALLDKLNSGYSVKKPGENTLEVTEDKAKPEGDKAQVRPRGIASGAAKDFTDEPDQPQPGTSPRASMPFPAGISQKTGSKAADFSCISFDDFSGRSDWSTSSFSTFTSRDEEDFKNSLAALDANIARLQRTLQSNIRKQ, from the exons ATGTCCCTCACCGGAGATATCCAGGAGCAG GCTCTGTCTTCTGGAAGGCTGTCAGGAGCTGCTAAAGTTACAAATGGAAGAAATCG GTTTGGCTTAAGGAAAGGATGTCATTCTGATGTAGAATTCTATTCCACTGAATGTGACAATCAG GTTGATACTATTCATAATGGACTTCACCACTGTGCAACTTTACTGAAGAATATCTTGCAAAAGGAAGCTACAG GAAGAGAGACTGTCCATAAACAACCTGGGAAAACAACTACCTTTAAATTTACTTCCAAGCCTTTGCTAGCCAAAGAAAATACTTCCAAAAAGAAAGGGTTGAAAAGAATCATTACTCCTGCCCCTGTCCAGAAAGAAATAG tGCCAATATCAAATAGGAAAGTTGCCTCATCTACCACACCTTCTACTGAGAAGGAACTTTCCAGTGCAGCACAAAATCAAATGGTTCAGTCAATTCATGTGCCTTGCAGTGAGCACTCTCCTGGGGCATATCAGAAATTGTATGAGCATGTGCAAACTCAGATGTCTCTGATGACTGGCCAACCCCCACAGAAGAATAATGAAATTCCTGCTGTAACTCCATGTCCTGCCTCAAACCAGG gaTGTCAAAATGTTACAGCTTCAAATTATCAGGTACCTACCTCCACATCagcactgtccctgcagcatTCAGCTAATCCCTTATCCATTCAGTCA GGTGTTCCTGTAGACAGTGCCAATGAACGTGTGCCAGAAATGGGAGGACCTGTGGTTTGCCCAgcagtttctgctgctgctgctgctgcacaaatACAGTCCGGAGCTGCTCTTCCTGGTGGGATCCCTTATACAGCACCAGGAGCATCAACCCCTGCATTGATCCCAACATCTTCTGACAAAGAGATGGCCCCAAGCCAAGAGCAGCAGATGAAAGAAGCAGATTTGATGTGGTGCATACAAGCCCTGTTACAGTCCCATGAAATGCTGACTGGCAGGACTGAACAGAGGAGCCATCGTCGCTGTCCAGCAAAGCACGATGGCTCGTGTGACACAGAGGAGGATACACCCGAAGAGCACAGCGAGGACACGGTCAGTGAAGATGAACTGAATGTACTTGACGTGTCTCCAGTGAGAGAGCCAAGCTGTAAGACAAGATATGTGAAGAAAGTTCTAAAATCTGGAAAAGAAAGTCCAGAAGAAACAGCCCATAAAGTTAGGACTGTAAAGTATCTTATGGGTGAGCTCAGAGCACTGGTAACAGATCAAG ACGACTCAGAAATGCTAAGGCTGATGTGTGAAATAGAAGACTCGGTATCACTGCTGCCAGCTGTAGTGGGAAGTACGAATATCCAGGCTGAAATAGCTCTGGCTTTGCAGCCTCTGCGGAGCGAGAACGCCCAGCTGCGCAG GAGACTAAGAATATTAAACCAGCAACTTAGGGAACAAGAAAGCAGTGAGAAGACATCTGGACACAGCTGCAACTATGAAT TGGTTTCTTTGCAGTCCTTGAATATGATGCTCCAGAGCCAGCTGAAAGAGTCGCAGAAAGGCCTTGATTCACTGCAGGCTAAAAATGAAGAACTACTGAAAATAATAGAAggtcagaaagaagaaaataaacatcttGCAAAAAGTATTCAAGATAAAGAAGAAGAATTGctagaaaacaaacagcattaTGACATTCATTCCACCAAGCTCAAGATTG AAGTGGAAGAGGCCTTAGGAACTGTGAAGAGCCTTCAGTTTAAGCTGGAagcttcagagaaagaaaataagattttggGCATAACATTACGTCAGCGTGATGCAGAAGTGAAGAGACTGAGGGAATTAACCAG AACCTTGCAGGGCAGCATGGCCAAGCTTCTGTCTGACCTCACAAGGGACAATGTTAGACCCAAACCTGAAAAAACTCTCTCAAAGTCTCTTTTGGAAGACCATGAAAAGCAGATGCAGCCTGAGCTGTTTCCTGGGAGTACTTCAGTAATGACTTATCTTAGAACATTAGAAATGGATCATATTTTGATAGATACGGATCTTCAATTCTCAAATAAAATTGGAGAAGTAGATCTGCCCTATGAGAAGTTTGCTGCTGAAGGAAGTAAAATTAACAGTACAGTCACAGAAGAACCAACATCAGCTCCCAGAGGACCACCAGCTCCACTGAAGCAAGATGCAGAAACAGGGAGTGATTCTGGAACTTTACTGGATGACCAAACCAAGTTGGATGAGACAATTTATATTCCACTGACCAGCAGTGCCTCTAAAAAACAGCAGCCAGTCTCTGGAAGAAGCAGTGTGCtaccacagagcagaggggcttGTCAGAGGCTGGATTACCACTGTGAGCTCCCAAGCTCTGTGCAGCAGTATGGATGTGaggatccagctctgctggataAATTAAATTCTGGGTACAGTGTGAAAAAGCCTGGGGAAAACACGCTGGAAGTTACAGAGGATAAAGCCAAGCCAGAAGGAGACAAAGCCCAAGTGAGACCCAGAGGCATTGCAAGCGGGGCTGCAAAAGATTTCACAGATGAACCAGACCAGCCTCAGCCTGGTACGTCCCCTCGTGCATCGATGCCATTTCCAGCAGGGATTTCTCAGAAAACAGGCAGTAAAGCAGCTGATTTTAGTTGCATTTCATTTGATGATTTCTCAGGGAGGTCTGACTGGAGCACATCTTCTTTCTCAACATTTACTTCTCGAGATGAAGAGGACTTTAAAAATAGCTTAGCAGCCTTGGATGCCAACATAGCCAGGTTACAAAGGACTCTGCAAAGTAACATTAGGAAACAATGA
- the CCDC14 gene encoding coiled-coil domain-containing protein 14 isoform X1, translating to MAAPGAARSRKALSSGRLSGAAKVTNGRNRFGLRKGCHSDVEFYSTECDNQVDTIHNGLHHCATLLKNILQKEATGRETVHKQPGKTTTFKFTSKPLLAKENTSKKKGLKRIITPAPVQKEIVPISNRKVASSTTPSTEKELSSAAQNQMVQSIHVPCSEHSPGAYQKLYEHVQTQMSLMTGQPPQKNNEIPAVTPCPASNQGCQNVTASNYQVPTSTSALSLQHSANPLSIQSGVPVDSANERVPEMGGPVVCPAVSAAAAAAQIQSGAALPGGIPYTAPGASTPALIPTSSDKEMAPSQEQQMKEADLMWCIQALLQSHEMLTGRTEQRSHRRCPAKHDGSCDTEEDTPEEHSEDTVSEDELNVLDVSPVREPSCKTRYVKKVLKSGKESPEETAHKVRTVKYLMGELRALVTDQDDSEMLRLMCEIEDSVSLLPAVVGSTNIQAEIALALQPLRSENAQLRRRLRILNQQLREQESSEKTSGHSCNYELVSLQSLNMMLQSQLKESQKGLDSLQAKNEELLKIIEGQKEENKHLAKSIQDKEEELLENKQHYDIHSTKLKIEVEEALGTVKSLQFKLEASEKENKILGITLRQRDAEVKRLRELTRTLQGSMAKLLSDLTRDNVRPKPEKTLSKSLLEDHEKQMQPELFPGSTSVMTYLRTLEMDHILIDTDLQFSNKIGEVDLPYEKFAAEGSKINSTVTEEPTSAPRGPPAPLKQDAETGSDSGTLLDDQTKLDETIYIPLTSSASKKQQPVSGRSSVLPQSRGACQRLDYHCELPSSVQQYGCEDPALLDKLNSGYSVKKPGENTLEVTEDKAKPEGDKAQVRPRGIASGAAKDFTDEPDQPQPGTSPRASMPFPAGISQKTGSKAADFSCISFDDFSGRSDWSTSSFSTFTSRDEEDFKNSLAALDANIARLQRTLQSNIRKQ from the exons atGGCCGCGCCGGGAGCTGCTCGGTCCCGCAAG GCTCTGTCTTCTGGAAGGCTGTCAGGAGCTGCTAAAGTTACAAATGGAAGAAATCG GTTTGGCTTAAGGAAAGGATGTCATTCTGATGTAGAATTCTATTCCACTGAATGTGACAATCAG GTTGATACTATTCATAATGGACTTCACCACTGTGCAACTTTACTGAAGAATATCTTGCAAAAGGAAGCTACAG GAAGAGAGACTGTCCATAAACAACCTGGGAAAACAACTACCTTTAAATTTACTTCCAAGCCTTTGCTAGCCAAAGAAAATACTTCCAAAAAGAAAGGGTTGAAAAGAATCATTACTCCTGCCCCTGTCCAGAAAGAAATAG tGCCAATATCAAATAGGAAAGTTGCCTCATCTACCACACCTTCTACTGAGAAGGAACTTTCCAGTGCAGCACAAAATCAAATGGTTCAGTCAATTCATGTGCCTTGCAGTGAGCACTCTCCTGGGGCATATCAGAAATTGTATGAGCATGTGCAAACTCAGATGTCTCTGATGACTGGCCAACCCCCACAGAAGAATAATGAAATTCCTGCTGTAACTCCATGTCCTGCCTCAAACCAGG gaTGTCAAAATGTTACAGCTTCAAATTATCAGGTACCTACCTCCACATCagcactgtccctgcagcatTCAGCTAATCCCTTATCCATTCAGTCA GGTGTTCCTGTAGACAGTGCCAATGAACGTGTGCCAGAAATGGGAGGACCTGTGGTTTGCCCAgcagtttctgctgctgctgctgctgcacaaatACAGTCCGGAGCTGCTCTTCCTGGTGGGATCCCTTATACAGCACCAGGAGCATCAACCCCTGCATTGATCCCAACATCTTCTGACAAAGAGATGGCCCCAAGCCAAGAGCAGCAGATGAAAGAAGCAGATTTGATGTGGTGCATACAAGCCCTGTTACAGTCCCATGAAATGCTGACTGGCAGGACTGAACAGAGGAGCCATCGTCGCTGTCCAGCAAAGCACGATGGCTCGTGTGACACAGAGGAGGATACACCCGAAGAGCACAGCGAGGACACGGTCAGTGAAGATGAACTGAATGTACTTGACGTGTCTCCAGTGAGAGAGCCAAGCTGTAAGACAAGATATGTGAAGAAAGTTCTAAAATCTGGAAAAGAAAGTCCAGAAGAAACAGCCCATAAAGTTAGGACTGTAAAGTATCTTATGGGTGAGCTCAGAGCACTGGTAACAGATCAAG ACGACTCAGAAATGCTAAGGCTGATGTGTGAAATAGAAGACTCGGTATCACTGCTGCCAGCTGTAGTGGGAAGTACGAATATCCAGGCTGAAATAGCTCTGGCTTTGCAGCCTCTGCGGAGCGAGAACGCCCAGCTGCGCAG GAGACTAAGAATATTAAACCAGCAACTTAGGGAACAAGAAAGCAGTGAGAAGACATCTGGACACAGCTGCAACTATGAAT TGGTTTCTTTGCAGTCCTTGAATATGATGCTCCAGAGCCAGCTGAAAGAGTCGCAGAAAGGCCTTGATTCACTGCAGGCTAAAAATGAAGAACTACTGAAAATAATAGAAggtcagaaagaagaaaataaacatcttGCAAAAAGTATTCAAGATAAAGAAGAAGAATTGctagaaaacaaacagcattaTGACATTCATTCCACCAAGCTCAAGATTG AAGTGGAAGAGGCCTTAGGAACTGTGAAGAGCCTTCAGTTTAAGCTGGAagcttcagagaaagaaaataagattttggGCATAACATTACGTCAGCGTGATGCAGAAGTGAAGAGACTGAGGGAATTAACCAG AACCTTGCAGGGCAGCATGGCCAAGCTTCTGTCTGACCTCACAAGGGACAATGTTAGACCCAAACCTGAAAAAACTCTCTCAAAGTCTCTTTTGGAAGACCATGAAAAGCAGATGCAGCCTGAGCTGTTTCCTGGGAGTACTTCAGTAATGACTTATCTTAGAACATTAGAAATGGATCATATTTTGATAGATACGGATCTTCAATTCTCAAATAAAATTGGAGAAGTAGATCTGCCCTATGAGAAGTTTGCTGCTGAAGGAAGTAAAATTAACAGTACAGTCACAGAAGAACCAACATCAGCTCCCAGAGGACCACCAGCTCCACTGAAGCAAGATGCAGAAACAGGGAGTGATTCTGGAACTTTACTGGATGACCAAACCAAGTTGGATGAGACAATTTATATTCCACTGACCAGCAGTGCCTCTAAAAAACAGCAGCCAGTCTCTGGAAGAAGCAGTGTGCtaccacagagcagaggggcttGTCAGAGGCTGGATTACCACTGTGAGCTCCCAAGCTCTGTGCAGCAGTATGGATGTGaggatccagctctgctggataAATTAAATTCTGGGTACAGTGTGAAAAAGCCTGGGGAAAACACGCTGGAAGTTACAGAGGATAAAGCCAAGCCAGAAGGAGACAAAGCCCAAGTGAGACCCAGAGGCATTGCAAGCGGGGCTGCAAAAGATTTCACAGATGAACCAGACCAGCCTCAGCCTGGTACGTCCCCTCGTGCATCGATGCCATTTCCAGCAGGGATTTCTCAGAAAACAGGCAGTAAAGCAGCTGATTTTAGTTGCATTTCATTTGATGATTTCTCAGGGAGGTCTGACTGGAGCACATCTTCTTTCTCAACATTTACTTCTCGAGATGAAGAGGACTTTAAAAATAGCTTAGCAGCCTTGGATGCCAACATAGCCAGGTTACAAAGGACTCTGCAAAGTAACATTAGGAAACAATGA
- the CCDC14 gene encoding coiled-coil domain-containing protein 14 isoform X3, producing MVQSIHVPCSEHSPGAYQKLYEHVQTQMSLMTGQPPQKNNEIPAVTPCPASNQGCQNVTASNYQVPTSTSALSLQHSANPLSIQSGVPVDSANERVPEMGGPVVCPAVSAAAAAAQIQSGAALPGGIPYTAPGASTPALIPTSSDKEMAPSQEQQMKEADLMWCIQALLQSHEMLTGRTEQRSHRRCPAKHDGSCDTEEDTPEEHSEDTVSEDELNVLDVSPVREPSCKTRYVKKVLKSGKESPEETAHKVRTVKYLMGELRALVTDQDDSEMLRLMCEIEDSVSLLPAVVGSTNIQAEIALALQPLRSENAQLRRRLRILNQQLREQESSEKTSGHSCNYELVSLQSLNMMLQSQLKESQKGLDSLQAKNEELLKIIEGQKEENKHLAKSIQDKEEELLENKQHYDIHSTKLKIEVEEALGTVKSLQFKLEASEKENKILGITLRQRDAEVKRLRELTRTLQGSMAKLLSDLTRDNVRPKPEKTLSKSLLEDHEKQMQPELFPGSTSVMTYLRTLEMDHILIDTDLQFSNKIGEVDLPYEKFAAEGSKINSTVTEEPTSAPRGPPAPLKQDAETGSDSGTLLDDQTKLDETIYIPLTSSASKKQQPVSGRSSVLPQSRGACQRLDYHCELPSSVQQYGCEDPALLDKLNSGYSVKKPGENTLEVTEDKAKPEGDKAQVRPRGIASGAAKDFTDEPDQPQPGTSPRASMPFPAGISQKTGSKAADFSCISFDDFSGRSDWSTSSFSTFTSRDEEDFKNSLAALDANIARLQRTLQSNIRKQ from the exons ATGGTTCAGTCAATTCATGTGCCTTGCAGTGAGCACTCTCCTGGGGCATATCAGAAATTGTATGAGCATGTGCAAACTCAGATGTCTCTGATGACTGGCCAACCCCCACAGAAGAATAATGAAATTCCTGCTGTAACTCCATGTCCTGCCTCAAACCAGG gaTGTCAAAATGTTACAGCTTCAAATTATCAGGTACCTACCTCCACATCagcactgtccctgcagcatTCAGCTAATCCCTTATCCATTCAGTCA GGTGTTCCTGTAGACAGTGCCAATGAACGTGTGCCAGAAATGGGAGGACCTGTGGTTTGCCCAgcagtttctgctgctgctgctgctgcacaaatACAGTCCGGAGCTGCTCTTCCTGGTGGGATCCCTTATACAGCACCAGGAGCATCAACCCCTGCATTGATCCCAACATCTTCTGACAAAGAGATGGCCCCAAGCCAAGAGCAGCAGATGAAAGAAGCAGATTTGATGTGGTGCATACAAGCCCTGTTACAGTCCCATGAAATGCTGACTGGCAGGACTGAACAGAGGAGCCATCGTCGCTGTCCAGCAAAGCACGATGGCTCGTGTGACACAGAGGAGGATACACCCGAAGAGCACAGCGAGGACACGGTCAGTGAAGATGAACTGAATGTACTTGACGTGTCTCCAGTGAGAGAGCCAAGCTGTAAGACAAGATATGTGAAGAAAGTTCTAAAATCTGGAAAAGAAAGTCCAGAAGAAACAGCCCATAAAGTTAGGACTGTAAAGTATCTTATGGGTGAGCTCAGAGCACTGGTAACAGATCAAG ACGACTCAGAAATGCTAAGGCTGATGTGTGAAATAGAAGACTCGGTATCACTGCTGCCAGCTGTAGTGGGAAGTACGAATATCCAGGCTGAAATAGCTCTGGCTTTGCAGCCTCTGCGGAGCGAGAACGCCCAGCTGCGCAG GAGACTAAGAATATTAAACCAGCAACTTAGGGAACAAGAAAGCAGTGAGAAGACATCTGGACACAGCTGCAACTATGAAT TGGTTTCTTTGCAGTCCTTGAATATGATGCTCCAGAGCCAGCTGAAAGAGTCGCAGAAAGGCCTTGATTCACTGCAGGCTAAAAATGAAGAACTACTGAAAATAATAGAAggtcagaaagaagaaaataaacatcttGCAAAAAGTATTCAAGATAAAGAAGAAGAATTGctagaaaacaaacagcattaTGACATTCATTCCACCAAGCTCAAGATTG AAGTGGAAGAGGCCTTAGGAACTGTGAAGAGCCTTCAGTTTAAGCTGGAagcttcagagaaagaaaataagattttggGCATAACATTACGTCAGCGTGATGCAGAAGTGAAGAGACTGAGGGAATTAACCAG AACCTTGCAGGGCAGCATGGCCAAGCTTCTGTCTGACCTCACAAGGGACAATGTTAGACCCAAACCTGAAAAAACTCTCTCAAAGTCTCTTTTGGAAGACCATGAAAAGCAGATGCAGCCTGAGCTGTTTCCTGGGAGTACTTCAGTAATGACTTATCTTAGAACATTAGAAATGGATCATATTTTGATAGATACGGATCTTCAATTCTCAAATAAAATTGGAGAAGTAGATCTGCCCTATGAGAAGTTTGCTGCTGAAGGAAGTAAAATTAACAGTACAGTCACAGAAGAACCAACATCAGCTCCCAGAGGACCACCAGCTCCACTGAAGCAAGATGCAGAAACAGGGAGTGATTCTGGAACTTTACTGGATGACCAAACCAAGTTGGATGAGACAATTTATATTCCACTGACCAGCAGTGCCTCTAAAAAACAGCAGCCAGTCTCTGGAAGAAGCAGTGTGCtaccacagagcagaggggcttGTCAGAGGCTGGATTACCACTGTGAGCTCCCAAGCTCTGTGCAGCAGTATGGATGTGaggatccagctctgctggataAATTAAATTCTGGGTACAGTGTGAAAAAGCCTGGGGAAAACACGCTGGAAGTTACAGAGGATAAAGCCAAGCCAGAAGGAGACAAAGCCCAAGTGAGACCCAGAGGCATTGCAAGCGGGGCTGCAAAAGATTTCACAGATGAACCAGACCAGCCTCAGCCTGGTACGTCCCCTCGTGCATCGATGCCATTTCCAGCAGGGATTTCTCAGAAAACAGGCAGTAAAGCAGCTGATTTTAGTTGCATTTCATTTGATGATTTCTCAGGGAGGTCTGACTGGAGCACATCTTCTTTCTCAACATTTACTTCTCGAGATGAAGAGGACTTTAAAAATAGCTTAGCAGCCTTGGATGCCAACATAGCCAGGTTACAAAGGACTCTGCAAAGTAACATTAGGAAACAATGA